A DNA window from Paenibacillus segetis contains the following coding sequences:
- the thrC gene encoding threonine synthase, with protein sequence MKYISTRGQVSPTGFIDAILMGLADDGGLLVPEQIPQLSSDTLKQWQRLSYQELALEIFSLYIGDEIPRADLKKLVDDSYATFRHEDVTPVRRVNNGLHVMELFHGPTFAFKDVALQFLGNLYSYVSKKNNSIIHILGATSGDTGASAIEGVRGKQGIRICILHPHQKVSKVQELQMTTVNDSNVLNLAVEGTFDDCQRIIKELFADVEFKHQYHLRAINSINIARILAQTVYYFYAYFQLANQGHTEKVNFSVPTGNFGDIFAGFLAQKMGLPINKLILATNENNILARFVNEGVYQPGEFKGTYSPSMDIQVASNFERYLFYLYGEDSGIIATLMEQFKTEGSITIPGDVLQRVQSTFSAYSVENETCLDTISEYYEKYDYLLDPHTACGVAAADKLMADGEITVALSTAHPAKFNEAIELRKIEQTYPKQIQALFNKPQFQRVVGGSNEEIKDQLVKFF encoded by the coding sequence ATGAAATACATCAGCACTCGGGGACAAGTATCCCCTACAGGGTTTATTGACGCGATTCTGATGGGGCTCGCCGACGACGGCGGTCTACTCGTTCCGGAGCAAATTCCGCAATTGTCGAGTGATACCCTCAAACAATGGCAACGGCTATCCTACCAGGAGCTCGCTCTAGAGATTTTCTCATTATATATAGGCGACGAGATTCCACGGGCTGATCTGAAGAAACTGGTTGACGATAGCTATGCAACATTCCGCCATGAGGATGTAACACCTGTGCGGCGTGTAAACAACGGTCTTCATGTGATGGAGCTATTTCACGGTCCGACCTTTGCCTTCAAGGATGTTGCGTTACAATTCTTAGGAAACCTGTATTCCTACGTCTCGAAAAAGAATAATTCCATCATCCACATTCTCGGAGCAACTTCAGGCGACACAGGCGCTTCGGCAATTGAGGGCGTACGTGGCAAACAAGGTATCCGCATCTGTATTCTGCACCCTCACCAAAAGGTAAGTAAGGTACAGGAGCTGCAGATGACCACTGTCAATGACTCCAATGTGCTTAACCTAGCCGTTGAAGGTACCTTCGATGACTGTCAACGCATTATTAAGGAACTGTTTGCTGATGTAGAGTTCAAGCACCAATATCACCTGCGTGCGATTAACTCAATCAACATTGCGCGAATTCTTGCCCAAACGGTATATTACTTCTATGCTTATTTTCAATTGGCCAACCAAGGCCATACCGAAAAGGTGAATTTTAGTGTACCAACAGGCAATTTCGGTGATATCTTTGCTGGGTTCTTGGCTCAAAAAATGGGACTTCCAATCAACAAGCTCATTCTAGCGACTAACGAGAACAACATCTTGGCTCGTTTCGTAAATGAAGGCGTGTATCAGCCAGGCGAATTTAAAGGAACGTACAGTCCATCCATGGACATTCAAGTAGCAAGTAACTTCGAACGTTATTTGTTCTACCTCTATGGGGAGGACTCTGGAATCATTGCTACTCTCATGGAGCAGTTCAAAACAGAAGGCAGTATCACTATTCCTGGAGATGTGCTGCAGCGTGTACAGAGTACATTCTCAGCTTACAGCGTAGAAAATGAAACCTGCCTAGATACGATTAGTGAGTATTATGAGAAATACGACTATCTGCTAGATCCTCACACCGCTTGTGGCGTGGCAGCAGCTGATAAACTGATGGCAGATGGTGAAATAACTGTCGCATTATCGACCGCTCACCCAGCTAAGTTCAACGAAGCTATCGAGCTGCGCAAAATTGAGCAGACCTATCCGAAGCAAATTCAGGCATTGTTCAATAAGCCGCAATTCCAACGCGTTGTTGGTGGAAGTAATGAAGAGATCAAGGATCAGTTAGTAAAGTTCTTTTAA
- a CDS encoding SDR family NAD(P)-dependent oxidoreductase codes for MHIQNKVALVTGGGTGIGRATSIALALRGAIVVVNYSRSKVEADETVQWIINGGGQAIAVQADVSKDKEVREMVDTIVQTFGRVDLLVNNASITRHIPLDDLEAATDEVWDELMNVNVKGMFYCARAVAPFMINNHQGAIVNLGSIAGQTGSGSSLPYAVSKSAVHGLTKSLARALAPGIRVNCVVPGAVATRWWAGREEQMKQLAPNLLLQQIASPDDIATLICSVLEQEAMTGQIITIDSGQTL; via the coding sequence TTGCATATACAAAATAAAGTTGCGCTTGTTACCGGCGGTGGAACAGGGATCGGTCGGGCTACTAGCATCGCATTAGCATTACGAGGAGCCATCGTTGTTGTAAATTATTCGCGGTCTAAGGTAGAGGCGGATGAAACCGTGCAATGGATCATAAATGGGGGCGGGCAAGCAATCGCTGTGCAAGCTGATGTCTCCAAAGACAAGGAAGTAAGAGAGATGGTTGATACGATTGTTCAAACATTCGGACGTGTAGATTTGCTTGTTAATAACGCCAGCATCACGCGCCATATACCACTGGATGATCTCGAAGCAGCAACGGACGAGGTTTGGGACGAACTGATGAATGTCAATGTTAAAGGTATGTTTTACTGCGCGAGGGCAGTGGCTCCCTTCATGATAAATAATCATCAAGGAGCCATCGTCAATCTCGGAAGCATCGCAGGACAAACAGGGTCCGGTTCGTCACTACCTTACGCCGTATCCAAATCGGCCGTTCACGGTCTTACCAAATCCTTAGCGCGTGCTTTGGCACCGGGGATAAGAGTCAACTGCGTTGTACCAGGTGCCGTCGCTACCAGATGGTGGGCTGGACGAGAGGAACAAATGAAGCAGCTCGCTCCTAATTTACTGCTACAACAAATTGCATCACCAGACGATATCGCAACACTAATTTGCTCTGTTTTGGAGCAAGAAGCTATGACGGGTCAGATCATAACAATAGATAGTGGTCAGACGTTATAA
- a CDS encoding LysR family transcriptional regulator, whose translation MDLKTLRTFQMIVKYGSFHRAAEAMNYAQSTVTMQIQKLESDLGVQLINRDGKISLTEAGRLFHEQSLHIIKSMEQLQTKLSDMQMGYAGNIRLGVTEPTASYRLPDILKRFQEQYPQIRISVEFANTPTLSQQILKGEIDLALCSAPDVGTELYFEPLFKESFVVLMPEDHPLAKQEILTVSDIQGHRLLVTSSTCPYRRKLEMILQEAGSVSLDTMEIGSMTALKYYVQSGLGIAFVPHIALDPVPSGTTIRAMDNSGAINMAFGILCKISEYPLSLAGSRLYQFLKQELIEENI comes from the coding sequence ATGGACCTTAAAACATTAAGAACGTTTCAGATGATCGTGAAATACGGAAGTTTTCACCGTGCAGCCGAAGCGATGAATTATGCCCAATCCACCGTTACGATGCAAATCCAAAAGCTTGAGTCGGATTTAGGTGTTCAGTTAATTAACCGCGATGGGAAAATTAGCTTAACTGAAGCTGGAAGGCTGTTTCATGAGCAAAGCTTACACATTATAAAGAGCATGGAACAATTACAAACCAAACTATCCGATATGCAAATGGGTTATGCAGGAAACATTCGTCTCGGAGTGACAGAGCCAACTGCCAGTTACCGATTACCGGATATTTTAAAGAGATTTCAAGAGCAGTATCCCCAAATCCGTATTTCTGTCGAATTTGCGAATACACCCACCTTGAGTCAGCAAATTCTCAAGGGGGAGATTGATTTAGCACTTTGTTCGGCACCTGATGTGGGGACTGAACTTTATTTTGAGCCATTGTTTAAGGAAAGTTTTGTAGTTTTGATGCCGGAAGACCATCCGCTAGCTAAGCAGGAGATCCTTACAGTAAGCGATATTCAAGGACATCGTCTGCTCGTTACATCTTCTACATGTCCGTATCGTAGAAAACTAGAGATGATATTGCAGGAGGCAGGAAGTGTATCACTGGATACGATGGAGATCGGGAGTATGACTGCTTTGAAATACTATGTTCAGAGTGGTTTAGGTATTGCTTTTGTACCCCATATAGCACTAGATCCCGTACCATCAGGCACAACGATTCGAGCCATGGATAACAGCGGTGCCATAAATATGGCATTCGGTATTCTCTGCAAGATCTCTGAGTACCCTTTGAGTCTAGCGGGATCAAGACTATATCAATTTCTGAAGCAAGAACTTATTGAAGAGAACATATAA
- a CDS encoding glycosyltransferase, which yields MNKQFLKLILLSIFLVLNLVPMNAMAEANGVEPVPVPALAQKNCLTPSMVDLKWNLRKLWIDHVRWTRQYIVSAIAGLEDQQQVLARLLKNQQDIGDAIKPYYGEAAGNKLAEILKEHILLAGKVLDAAKAGNQADLEKYNKEWHRNADDIADFLSKANPNWSKKELQDMFYEHLKLITDDVTARLHKDWDGSISAYDKGIDHMIMFADVLADGIIKQFPNKFK from the coding sequence ATGAATAAGCAGTTTCTCAAACTAATATTGTTGAGTATATTCTTAGTTTTGAATTTGGTCCCCATGAATGCTATGGCTGAGGCCAATGGAGTCGAACCGGTACCAGTACCAGCACTTGCGCAAAAAAATTGTTTAACCCCATCGATGGTAGATCTGAAGTGGAATTTAAGAAAACTATGGATTGACCATGTTAGATGGACGAGACAATATATCGTAAGCGCTATAGCAGGTTTGGAGGACCAGCAACAAGTGCTAGCAAGACTGTTGAAGAATCAGCAGGATATTGGTGATGCGATCAAACCTTATTATGGGGAAGCCGCTGGGAATAAACTGGCTGAAATATTGAAGGAGCACATCCTTCTTGCAGGGAAAGTACTGGATGCAGCAAAGGCGGGAAATCAGGCCGATCTAGAGAAGTACAACAAAGAATGGCATAGAAATGCTGATGATATCGCCGATTTTCTTAGTAAGGCGAACCCTAATTGGTCCAAAAAAGAATTGCAGGACATGTTCTATGAGCATTTGAAATTAATAACGGATGATGTTACGGCAAGGCTCCATAAGGATTGGGACGGTAGCATTAGTGCTTATGATAAGGGTATAGACCATATGATTATGTTTGCTGATGTTCTTGCGGATGGAATTATCAAACAATTCCCCAATAAATTTAAGTGA
- a CDS encoding MFS transporter: MKNLGNRRWWVLGALAIGILAVGLDMTILNLALPILATDMHATNGELQWFADAYNLVFAAALLPAGMLGDRLGRKKMLISGLIVFGVASVVCAYAGSAAELIAGRAFLGLGAALLVPLSMSIIPVLFSEKERPKAIGIWMMANAIGIPLGPIVGGWLLNNYWWGSVFLINIPLVIVALFAVSILLPESRSEAKQRVDFIGVLASSLGLVGVTYGVIEIGERGWGDPLTLITLVTGVLVLVGFVLWERRVSHPLIDLSLFRSSSFTWGTILATVISFAMFGVLFLMPQYFLAVGGVDVQRAGLQLLPLVGGLLVGSQISDQLQSRFGAKTPIALGFLALGIGLIVGTNTSIASGYGFTSIWITIAGLGIGFALPAVMDAAISALSAQRSGVGSALIMALRQVGGTMGVAILGTLLSTGYRAKLNLDGFPSQVADAVRRSVSAGAAAAQQINSESLLDSVRSAFIHGMGITLWVCGGVAVLGVVLTLTCLQPRVNSHAKTEVEQTTIGE; the protein is encoded by the coding sequence ATGAAGAATCTAGGAAATCGCAGATGGTGGGTACTAGGTGCACTTGCCATCGGCATACTTGCAGTTGGGTTAGACATGACTATTCTTAATTTGGCCTTACCTATTTTAGCTACAGACATGCATGCAACGAACGGAGAACTCCAATGGTTTGCCGATGCATATAATCTGGTCTTTGCTGCTGCGTTACTTCCAGCAGGGATGCTTGGTGACCGCTTAGGACGTAAGAAGATGCTAATTAGCGGGTTGATTGTATTTGGAGTGGCCTCGGTGGTATGTGCTTATGCAGGTTCGGCAGCTGAATTGATAGCTGGGCGTGCATTTTTGGGCCTTGGGGCTGCACTATTGGTACCATTGTCCATGTCCATCATCCCGGTGTTATTCTCTGAAAAGGAGCGTCCTAAGGCAATTGGAATTTGGATGATGGCTAATGCAATTGGAATTCCGCTTGGACCAATCGTTGGCGGGTGGCTGCTCAACAACTACTGGTGGGGTTCCGTCTTCCTGATCAACATCCCATTAGTTATTGTCGCTTTATTCGCAGTTTCTATATTGTTACCGGAGTCCCGTAGTGAGGCAAAGCAACGGGTAGATTTCATTGGGGTGTTAGCCTCAAGCCTTGGCTTGGTTGGTGTAACATATGGTGTAATTGAAATAGGAGAGAGAGGCTGGGGGGATCCCTTAACGCTGATCACATTGGTTACTGGTGTACTAGTCCTTGTGGGTTTTGTACTTTGGGAACGGCGAGTGAGTCACCCACTCATTGATTTATCGTTATTCCGTTCTTCTAGTTTTACTTGGGGTACGATATTAGCTACAGTCATATCTTTTGCCATGTTCGGGGTGTTGTTCCTGATGCCGCAGTATTTTCTGGCTGTCGGAGGCGTGGATGTGCAAAGAGCTGGGTTGCAGTTACTACCGCTTGTAGGAGGTCTTCTAGTTGGATCACAAATATCGGACCAACTTCAATCACGATTTGGTGCTAAGACTCCCATTGCGCTGGGTTTTCTGGCGCTGGGTATCGGTCTGATAGTTGGAACGAATACCAGTATAGCCAGTGGATACGGCTTTACTTCGATATGGATCACCATTGCCGGACTTGGCATTGGATTTGCGCTTCCAGCGGTTATGGATGCAGCCATTTCTGCACTATCAGCCCAGCGGAGTGGCGTAGGCTCCGCACTGATCATGGCCTTGCGCCAAGTCGGGGGGACAATGGGAGTAGCCATCCTAGGGACCTTACTTAGTACGGGTTATCGTGCTAAACTGAACTTGGATGGATTTCCGAGTCAAGTTGCGGATGCGGTACGACGAAGCGTATCAGCTGGCGCGGCAGCAGCACAACAAATCAATTCAGAGAGTTTGCTTGATTCGGTGCGGTCTGCCTTCATTCACGGTATGGGTATTACACTGTGGGTGTGCGGAGGCGTTGCCGTGCTTGGGGTCGTTTTAACGTTAACTTGCTTGCAACCGCGAGTAAATTCACACGCAAAAACGGAGGTCGAGCAAACTACCATTGGGGAGTGA
- a CDS encoding acyl-CoA-like ligand-binding transcription factor, which yields MSSDDKQIIGLRERKKAKTMAAIQMHAMRLFREQGYKATTVEQIADAAEISPSTFFRYFSTKEDVVISDNYDPLLVRAFENQPAHLSPLQAIRGAMISEVADTPKEELAMARERNQLIMMVPELRAAMLNNLTQMMQLIAEMVAGRIGREPDDIGVRTFAGSIIGVNISVMIYCADHPEADFATVLDEALAKLENGLPL from the coding sequence GTGTCATCAGATGATAAACAGATCATAGGACTGCGTGAACGCAAAAAAGCGAAGACCATGGCAGCGATTCAAATGCATGCCATGCGACTATTTCGTGAGCAAGGTTACAAAGCAACTACGGTAGAACAAATTGCGGATGCAGCTGAGATCTCTCCCAGCACCTTCTTCAGATACTTTTCGACTAAAGAGGATGTGGTGATTAGTGATAACTATGATCCACTCCTTGTTAGGGCATTTGAAAATCAGCCGGCACATTTAAGCCCGCTTCAAGCTATCCGTGGCGCGATGATCTCGGAGGTTGCTGATACGCCTAAGGAAGAACTGGCCATGGCGCGTGAACGAAACCAACTGATCATGATGGTTCCTGAGCTACGAGCGGCGATGCTGAACAATCTGACCCAGATGATGCAGTTAATCGCTGAGATGGTTGCTGGGCGAATCGGTCGTGAGCCGGATGATATAGGTGTACGTACTTTTGCTGGGTCGATCATTGGCGTGAATATTTCGGTGATGATCTATTGTGCCGATCATCCCGAAGCCGATTTTGCCACCGTATTAGATGAGGCCTTGGCGAAACTGGAGAATGGTCTGCCATTGTAA
- a CDS encoding MarR family winged helix-turn-helix transcriptional regulator, with translation MSDLNKLLDLIFDNIRPILFPEEIINLDLTLSKTELLMMIMLDRYGEITMSQMAEYSNIPMSTATGIVDRLVKLGYMKRNRSEADRRIVVIALSEMGEKLVSELKKQISEYVTMIDQALTDEEKSLLFNLFIKISQLFREKSMGAAPAEQPPALTKIKID, from the coding sequence ATGTCAGACCTGAACAAATTACTTGATCTGATATTTGACAATATCAGACCCATCCTCTTCCCGGAAGAAATCATTAACTTAGATCTCACGCTTTCCAAGACAGAGCTCCTGATGATGATTATGTTGGATAGGTATGGGGAGATCACAATGAGTCAAATGGCGGAATACTCCAATATTCCAATGAGTACAGCTACAGGAATTGTAGACCGTCTAGTGAAGCTGGGTTATATGAAGCGCAACAGAAGTGAAGCAGATCGTAGAATTGTTGTCATTGCCCTATCGGAGATGGGTGAGAAGTTAGTCAGTGAACTTAAGAAACAGATTTCGGAATATGTGACGATGATCGATCAAGCGTTAACCGATGAGGAGAAAAGCTTGTTGTTCAACTTATTTATCAAGATCAGTCAACTATTTCGTGAGAAGAGTATGGGTGCCGCACCAGCAGAGCAACCACCTGCGTTAACCAAGATCAAAATTGATTAG
- a CDS encoding ArsA family ATPase, producing the protein MRIILYTGKGGVGKTSVAASTAVQSAAQGLKTLVVSTDPAHSLGDSLDRQLSSEPIEIAENLWAQEIDTIHEVEKGWGKIQQYMTTLLTSKAVKDITTEELTVFPGMEDLLSLLRILQYYKEKTFDVVIIDCAPTGETLALLSFPDIFRWWMEKLFPIKKKMLKVARPVIGPLTGIPMPSDTVMDEFDHVFYQLDEMRQIIADRETTSIRIVVNPEKMVIKEAQRSFTYLNIYDFNVDAIVVNRVIPDSVTDPYFKAWKDAHARYKELIQDSFSPLPIYYAPLFDQEVVGLEMLKRMGNEMFHANDNPIEIKTNLRTQKVVKEGEEYIFSIHLPFAEKQDLSLNQKFDELIIKVGNVKRIITLPRTLQSLAVKGAEFVEETLKIRFGS; encoded by the coding sequence ATGAGAATTATTTTGTATACGGGAAAAGGTGGCGTTGGTAAGACGAGTGTTGCTGCGTCAACTGCTGTACAGAGTGCTGCGCAAGGATTAAAAACGTTAGTCGTAAGTACGGATCCTGCTCACAGTTTAGGTGATTCATTAGACAGACAGCTATCTTCGGAGCCAATAGAAATTGCAGAGAATTTGTGGGCACAAGAGATCGATACCATTCATGAGGTGGAGAAGGGTTGGGGAAAGATCCAACAATATATGACGACATTACTGACTTCAAAAGCCGTGAAGGATATTACGACCGAAGAGTTAACTGTCTTTCCGGGGATGGAGGATCTGCTGAGCCTGTTAAGAATCCTGCAATATTACAAGGAGAAGACGTTTGATGTCGTCATTATTGACTGTGCACCTACAGGAGAGACATTAGCCTTACTCAGTTTCCCTGATATTTTTCGCTGGTGGATGGAGAAGTTATTCCCTATCAAAAAGAAAATGCTAAAGGTAGCCAGACCTGTCATTGGGCCTTTAACCGGTATCCCGATGCCTTCTGACACTGTGATGGATGAATTTGATCATGTGTTCTATCAACTAGATGAAATGAGACAAATTATTGCTGATCGTGAGACAACGAGTATTAGAATTGTAGTGAATCCTGAGAAAATGGTCATTAAAGAAGCCCAACGTAGTTTCACCTATCTCAATATTTATGATTTTAATGTGGATGCGATTGTCGTCAATCGGGTCATACCTGATTCGGTTACAGACCCTTACTTCAAAGCCTGGAAAGATGCCCATGCCCGCTATAAAGAACTAATTCAAGATAGCTTTTCGCCGCTACCGATATACTATGCTCCGCTTTTTGATCAGGAGGTGGTGGGGCTTGAAATGCTGAAGCGAATGGGAAATGAGATGTTCCATGCCAATGATAATCCAATTGAAATTAAGACAAATCTGAGAACGCAGAAGGTAGTGAAGGAGGGCGAGGAATATATTTTTTCGATTCATTTGCCGTTTGCAGAAAAGCAGGATTTGTCCTTGAATCAAAAATTCGATGAGTTAATTATCAAAGTTGGCAATGTAAAGAGAATCATCACATTACCGCGAACATTACAAAGCCTGGCCGTTAAGGGTGCAGAGTTTGTGGAAGAGACTTTAAAAATACGTTTTGGGAGCTGA
- the greA gene encoding transcription elongation factor GreA: MANEEVILTKEGLAKLEAELKELKGHKRKELAARLKLAISYGDLKENSEYHSAKDDQAFMETRILIVEKMLTNAKIVDADGVEQGKVGIGSTVVLDDIEFSEKIVYQIVGPAEADVADNKISYESPLGKELLGKRLGDIISVNAPMGIIKYELLEIK; encoded by the coding sequence ATGGCAAATGAAGAAGTAATTTTAACCAAAGAAGGTCTAGCTAAGCTAGAAGCTGAACTTAAGGAACTGAAGGGACATAAGCGTAAAGAGTTAGCGGCTCGGCTTAAGTTAGCTATTAGTTATGGCGATTTGAAAGAGAACAGTGAATATCATTCTGCTAAGGATGATCAAGCGTTCATGGAGACTCGGATTCTAATCGTGGAGAAAATGCTGACGAATGCAAAAATTGTGGATGCAGATGGTGTCGAACAAGGGAAGGTCGGTATTGGTTCTACGGTTGTCCTAGATGATATTGAATTTTCAGAGAAGATTGTATACCAAATTGTTGGCCCTGCTGAAGCAGATGTGGCTGATAACAAAATTTCCTATGAGAGTCCTTTAGGTAAGGAACTACTAGGGAAGAGACTGGGTGATATTATTAGTGTTAACGCACCTATGGGTATCATTAAGTATGAATTGCTTGAAATCAAATAA
- the rlmN gene encoding 23S rRNA (adenine(2503)-C(2))-methyltransferase RlmN: protein MNKQSIYGLTFDQLTAWLMEHGHRKFRASQVWDWLYKKRVTEFSAMDDVNKECTELLENHFVIQTLEEHVKQESADGTIKFLFRLTDGNLIETVLMRQKFGLSVCVTTQVGCNIGCSFCASGLLKKSRDLTSGEIVEQIMKVQLHLDQVKQDELVTHVVVMGIGEPFDNFTNLIDFIDVIKDRKGLAIAGRRITVSTSGLADKIREFADANTQVNLAISLHAPNNELRTRIMKINRAIPIEKLMEAVDYYLEKTNRRVMFEYILLRDVNDKVEHALELAELIRDKQQLASVNLIPYNPVDEHSQYQRSEHESILAFYDALKKQGVNCTVRLEHGTDIDAACGQLRSKQIKNTTETVH from the coding sequence ATGAATAAACAATCCATTTATGGATTAACATTTGATCAATTGACAGCATGGCTTATGGAGCACGGGCATCGGAAATTCCGGGCATCTCAGGTCTGGGATTGGCTATATAAGAAGCGAGTAACGGAATTCTCGGCAATGGACGATGTTAATAAAGAATGTACGGAGTTATTGGAGAATCATTTTGTCATCCAAACGCTAGAAGAACACGTGAAGCAAGAATCAGCCGATGGAACGATTAAGTTTCTATTTAGATTAACGGACGGCAATTTGATTGAGACCGTATTGATGAGACAGAAATTTGGATTGTCCGTTTGCGTCACAACGCAAGTAGGCTGTAATATCGGATGCAGTTTCTGCGCAAGTGGCTTGCTTAAGAAGAGCCGTGATCTCACCAGTGGGGAGATTGTGGAGCAAATTATGAAAGTCCAACTCCACCTAGATCAAGTCAAACAAGATGAATTGGTAACTCACGTGGTCGTTATGGGGATTGGCGAACCGTTTGACAACTTTACCAACCTGATTGATTTTATCGATGTGATTAAGGACCGCAAAGGACTCGCTATTGCTGGAAGACGTATCACGGTATCTACTAGTGGTCTAGCAGATAAGATCAGAGAGTTTGCTGATGCTAATACACAGGTGAATTTAGCGATCTCTCTGCATGCGCCAAATAACGAACTGCGTACGCGGATCATGAAGATCAACCGTGCGATTCCTATTGAAAAATTAATGGAAGCCGTTGATTACTATTTGGAGAAGACGAATCGTAGAGTGATGTTCGAGTATATTTTGCTAAGAGATGTAAACGACAAGGTTGAACATGCCTTAGAGCTTGCTGAACTGATTCGTGATAAACAACAGTTGGCTAGCGTGAACTTAATTCCATATAATCCGGTGGATGAGCACAGCCAATATCAACGAAGTGAGCATGAATCCATCCTGGCTTTTTATGATGCATTGAAGAAGCAAGGGGTAAATTGTACGGTACGTCTAGAACACGGTACAGATATTGATGCCGCTTGTGGACAATTAAGAAGCAAACAAATTAAGAACACGACAGAGACTGTTCATTAA
- a CDS encoding TRM11 family SAM-dependent methyltransferase, with amino-acid sequence MNNLNSLANYIYTYACREEEQSLCQLELRSLFDMQPPANLFRSNIFIDPSRSPFIKERIELLYEGDSLSDILEQVQEIDMLEATFKVIFVKTNDLEASDKIEFADRRAIEREMGLQITGESDVHHPDHQFGLVTLGGRWYFGHYVKNKAVWLHHMKKPRSYSIALSTRVARAAVNIAIPNPDGIKAIDPCCGIGTALIEALSMGIDIVGGDINPFIARGARENIAHFGFQCEVTLGAIASISEHYDVAIIDMPYNVLSTTTPDEQLSILLHTRRIATKAVIITSETIDDMIADAGLTITDRCEAKKGNFTRQILVCA; translated from the coding sequence TTGAATAATCTTAACTCGCTCGCTAACTATATTTACACTTACGCTTGCCGTGAGGAGGAGCAATCCTTATGCCAATTAGAGCTACGCTCCCTCTTTGATATGCAGCCCCCTGCTAATCTTTTTAGAAGCAACATTTTCATAGATCCTAGTCGCAGCCCTTTTATCAAAGAGCGCATTGAACTGCTCTATGAGGGCGATAGCCTGTCCGATATACTAGAACAAGTCCAAGAGATCGACATGCTGGAAGCAACCTTTAAAGTCATCTTTGTCAAAACCAATGATCTAGAAGCTTCAGACAAAATAGAATTTGCAGACCGCCGCGCGATTGAACGAGAGATGGGCCTGCAGATTACCGGTGAATCTGACGTTCATCACCCAGATCATCAGTTTGGTCTTGTAACCCTCGGAGGACGCTGGTACTTTGGCCACTATGTAAAGAATAAAGCAGTTTGGCTTCACCATATGAAGAAACCACGCAGTTATTCCATTGCCCTTAGTACACGTGTTGCCCGAGCGGCGGTCAACATAGCCATTCCCAACCCAGACGGGATCAAAGCCATTGATCCTTGTTGCGGAATCGGGACCGCGCTTATTGAAGCCCTCTCTATGGGTATCGATATTGTCGGAGGAGATATCAATCCCTTTATCGCTCGCGGGGCCCGTGAGAATATTGCTCATTTTGGATTTCAATGTGAAGTTACTCTAGGCGCTATAGCATCAATTTCTGAACATTACGATGTAGCTATTATTGATATGCCTTATAATGTTCTATCTACAACGACGCCAGACGAACAACTATCGATCCTTCTGCATACACGACGTATTGCGACTAAGGCGGTCATAATCACCAGTGAAACGATCGACGACATGATCGCTGACGCAGGACTTACGATTACAGATCGCTGTGAGGCCAAGAAGGGCAACTTCACTCGGCAGATATTGGTCTGTGCGTGA
- a CDS encoding FlxA-like family protein — translation MSISSVSGSSSYASSTASDTASLEKQLAKYTAELKELAASKEDAKTKQLKTQQLQQQIQQIQNQIAQKQSNASSASTQQDNNSKKDVNAAKLGVNVANTEGSIDISI, via the coding sequence TTGAGTATTTCATCCGTATCAGGTAGCAGCAGTTATGCTAGTTCAACGGCCAGCGATACCGCGAGCTTAGAGAAGCAATTAGCGAAATATACGGCTGAGCTGAAGGAACTGGCTGCAAGTAAAGAAGATGCTAAGACGAAACAATTGAAGACGCAGCAATTACAGCAACAGATTCAGCAAATTCAGAACCAAATTGCACAGAAGCAGAGCAATGCATCAAGCGCAAGTACGCAGCAAGATAACAATAGTAAGAAGGATGTTAATGCGGCTAAGCTTGGTGTTAATGTCGCGAATACCGAAGGCAGCATTGATATTTCAATTTAA